ACACTTCCGATAAACCTTGTACACGGGCTTCGTTTTTGGTGTTACCAGCGGACATACCGTTAGATACGAATAAGTTACCGATAATACTTTGCGGAATATATACCGTTTGACCATCTGATTGGCGAGTATAAGGCAGAGCCACGATACCACGATCAGCATTGCCCGATTGTAAATCAATCAGTAAATCTGGGGTTAAATCGCCGTGAGGGTCGAAATAGCCACGCAAGAATGGATCTAAAATGCCTTCCGGTAGCGTTTCTTCATCTTCAATTTCAAACCATTTTTCACTTGGATAGTGAACAAATTTGCCTTCGGCAATCTCTTTACCTAAATAGAAATCCGCCCAGAAATAGTTGGTGGATAAACGTTCAAAATATTCCCCTAACGCAGAAGCTAACGCCGCTTTTTTACTTGCCCCTTTACCGTTTGAGAAACATTGTGGGCAGTCTGCATCACGAATATGTACCGACCATACATTTGGCACTGGATTGAGCCACGAGGCTTCTTCAATGTTAAAGCCTAAGTTTTTCAATTTCGTTTGGAATTTTTCGATACTCTCTTCAAGGGCAGCATCTTTACCCGTAATAAAGGTTTTTTCAGTCATTAAAATAGCCTGTTCAAAATAAGGAAAATCATTGCGATATTCTAACAAATGTGTAACAAGAAAGCATTGGATTTCTCTCTTTGCCAATTTCCTACCAAAAACAACCGCTTGTTTGATCTTGATTTTTGTTTTCTGATGAATGAAGTGATACACTTCCTCTAATTTAATTTAGGGACAAACGATATGAGTGGTGCAGAATTATTAGTCAATGTAACACCGAGCGAAACACGGGTGGCATTGGTAGAAAATGGGATCTTAAAAGAACTACATATTGAGCGAGAAGCCAAACGGGGTATTGTCGGCAACATTTATAAAGGGCGAGTGACCCGAGTGCTCCCCGGCATGCAATCCGCATTTGTTGATATTGGCTTAGAAAAAGCGGCGTTTTTACATGCTTCTGACATTGTTTCACATACAGAATGTGTTGATGAAAACGAGAAAAAGCAATTTGTCGTCAAAAATATCAGTGAATTAGTCCGTGAGGGGCAAGATATTATTGTTCAAGTCGTTAAAGATCCGCTTGGGACAAAAGGCGCACGACTCACGACCGATATTACCCTACCTTCTCGCTATTTGGTTTTTATGCCAGAAAATAGCCACGTGGGCGTTTCTCAACGGATCGAAAGTGAAGAAGAGCGTAACCGTTTAAAAGCCTTAGTTGAACCTTATTGTGATGAATTAGGTGGCTTTATTGTGCGAACAGCGGCAGAAGACGTTGCCCATGAAAGTTTAGAACAAGATACTATCTTCCTCAAACGATTATGGCGCAAGGTGTTAGAAAGAAAAGCAAAATACCCAACAAGATCGATGCTCTATGGCGAACTGGCGTTGGCTCAACGTGTTTTGCGAGATTTTGTCGGCACCCATATTAGTTCAGTCAAAATTGACTCAAAAATTACTTTTGAACAAGTAAAAGAGTTCTTAAATGAATTTATGCCGGAACTCACAGACAGCGTAAGTTTATATAGTGGCACTCAAACCTTATTTGATGCCTATGGCGTGGAAGAGGCAATCCAAAAAGCCTTAGATAAACGGGTTGATTTAAAATCGGGCGGCTACTTAATTATTGAACAGACCGAAGCCATGACAACGATTGACATCAACACAGGTGCCTTTGTCGGGCATCGTGATTTAGCCCATACGATTTTTAACACAAACATTGAGGCAACGAAAGCGATTGCTCATCAACTCCAATTACGTAATTTAGGCGGCATTATTATCATTGACTTCATTGATATGCAGGAAGAAGAGCACCGCCTACGTGTTTTGGAATCGCTTGAACAAGCCTTAAAAGGCGACCGAGTGAAAACGAATGTTAATGGCTTTACCCAACTTGGCTTAGTCGAGATGACTCGCAAGCGTACACGAGAAAGCCTAGAGCGTATTTTGTGTTGCGATTGCCCTGCTTGTAAAGGGCGTGGAACGATTAAAACCGTTGAAACAGTGTGTTATGAAATTCTCCGTGAAATCGTGCGAGTTCATCATCTCTTTAATACAGAGAAAGTTCGAGTTTACGCCTCAAAAGAGGTGGCAGAATACTTAATCCATGAAGAAACGCATGCTTCGCTTGCCGAATTAGAAGCCTTTATCGGAAAAAAAGTCGAAATCAAATTAGAGCCTTACTATCATCAAGATCAGTTTGATGTAGTTGTAATGTAATGTTTTTATTTACATAAGAACTAATTTAAAAAATATGTGTAGGGGCGGGGTTTATCCCCGCCCGTAAGTCCTGATATTTGAATGAAATTCGGGCGGGGATAAACCCCGCCCCTACGAAAACATTAAATGTTTGTTCAATTACTACATAATACAGAATTTTTATTGAAAATTTATCTTAAATCCGACCGCTTGTTTTCTACCAAAATCCTGCAAAATCGCTTATAATATCGCCCTTTTAGTCTTAGCAAATCCGAATTCTTTAAAAAAATTTAAGGTAATACCATGTCTGAAGTTGAAAACCAAGAATTAGATCTTAACGGCGAAATGATTGCTCGCCGTGAAAAATTAGCCAAAATCCGTGAAATGGGAAATCCATTTCCAAATAAATTCCGCCGTGATGCTTATGCAAAAGATTTACACGCAAAATATGATGATGTTGATGGCGAAGCATTAAAAGAACAAGATATTCAAGTGAAAGTCGCTGGTCGTATTATGCTTAAACGTGTAATGGGAAAAGCCTCTTTCTTCACAATCCAAGACGTAAGCGGACAAATTCAGCTTTATGTTGCTCGTGATAATCTTGCTGAAGGTGTTTATAGCGATAAAGTGAGCCTTTGGGATTTAGGCGATATCGTTGGCGTATCAGGAACCTTATTCAAAACCAAAACAGGCGAATTAACGGTGCGTTGTTCTGAAGTAGAATTATTAACGAAATCACTTCGCCCACTGCCAAATAAAGTACAAGGTATTACAGACCAAGAAATCCGTTATCGTCAGCGTTATTTAGATTTAATCTCTAACGAAGAATCTCGCCGTACCTTTATGATCCGTTCACAAGTGGTATCAGGTATTCGTCAATTCTTCTTAGAAAGAGGTTTTATTGAAGTTGAAACACCAATGTTACAAGTGATTCCAGGCGGTGCTGCAGCTCGTCCATTTGTTACACACCACAATGCACTAGACGTAGATATGTATTTACGTATCGCACCGGAACTTTACTTAAAACGTTTAGTGGTAGGTGGTTTTGAGCGTGTATTCGAGTTAAACCGTAACTTCCGTAATGAAGGGGTTTCTGTTCGTCATAACCCTGAATTTACCATGATTGAATACTACCAAGCCTATGCGGATTATCACGATTTAATGGATAACACCGAAGAATTATTACGTAAATTAGCATTAGATATTCTTGGCACTACTGATGTTCCTTACGGCGAATATGTGTTTGATTTTGGCAAACCATTTGAGCGTATCACTATGCATGAAGCGATTGTAAAATACGGCAATGGTATTTCAATGGAAGATTTACACGATTTCGATAAAGCCGTTGCGATTGCAAAAGGTTTACACATTGAAATCCAAAAATCGTGGGGCTTAGGCTCTATTGTTAATGCGATCTTTGAAGAAGTGGCAGAACATCAACTTATTCAGCCAACCTTCTTAATGGCACACCCTGCGGAAATTTCACCGCTTGCACGCCGCAATGATGAAAATCCGGAAGTAACAGACCGTTTTGAATTATTTATCGGTGGACGTGAAATCGGTAATGGCTTCTCAGAATTAAACGATGCAGAAGACCAAGCTGAACGCTTTGATGCACAAGTAGCCGCTAAAGATGCCGGTGATGATGAAGCAATGTTTAAAGATGAAGACTTCGTTGTTGCGCTTGAACACGGTTTACCACCAACTGCAGGCGAAGGTTTAGGTATTGACCGCTTAGCCATGATTTTTGCTAATGCACCGTCAATCCGTGATGTCATTCTCTTCCCTGCAATGCGTCAAAAAGCGTAATAAAGCAGATCAAATAAGGGCGAACATTTTGTTCGCCCTTCGCTTTACTCTCCATTCAACATGAATTCTAACTGTTCTTGAGCCTCTAGCCATTCCATTTCAATCTGCTCAACTTTTTGCTTCGCTTCAACTTGCTTTGCTAATGTTTCCGTTAATTTTGCCTTATTTTCCGCCTCATAGATTTCACTTGAAGCTAATAAGGTTTCAAGCTCTGCCAATTGGGTTGAGGCTTTATCTAAATCCTTTTCCAACTGGGTAATTTTTTTGCGTAACGGTGCTGTTTGCTGGCGAAGCTCCGCTTCTAAGCGTTTTTGCTCTTTACGGTTTGAAGCACTCTCTTTATTTTCAGACACGCTAGCGGTCGAATTTTCAGAGGATTTTGCCAATTCAAGGCTATTTTGTTCATTCAGCCATTTTTGATAATCGTCTAAATCGCCTTTAAATTCTTCCACTTTTTTATCGTGTACCAAATAGAATTCATTGACCGTGCTACGCAATAAATGCCTATCGTGCGAAACCACCACCAACGAACCCTCATAATAAGTTAAAGCATCCGTTAAGGCTTGACGCATTTCCAAATCCAAATGGTTAGTCGGTTCGTCTAACAATAATAAATTAGGGCGTTGCCATACAATTAACGCCAGTACTAAACGCGCCTTCTCTCCCCCCGAAAATGAGCCAACCTCTTGTTTAACTTTATCCCCTTTAAAGTCAAATCCACCTAAGTAATTGCGTAATTCTTGCTCTGTTTTCTCTGGGGCTAATTTTGTTAAATGCCATAGCGGACTTTCATCAAAGCGCAAAGTATCCACTTGATGTTGAGCAAAATAGCCGAGTTGTACACCTTTGGCTAACTGAACGTGCCCACTTTGTGCTGCTAATTCGCCGGCAAGCAATTTAATTAGCGTTGATTTACCGGCACCATTTCTCCCTAACAAGCCAATTCGTGAACCAGGGACTAAATTTAATTTAACCGACTCTAAAACGGTTTTCCCACCATAACCTGTTGCCACTTTTTCCATCATCAATAATGGGCTAGGTAGCGCAAAAGGTGGTTTAAATTCAAATTCAAACGGCGAATCAGCATAAGCCGGTGCAATCAATTCCATTTTTTCGAGGGCTTTAATACGACTTTGCGCTTGTTTCGCTTTGGTTGCTTTTGCTTTAAAGCGGTCAATAAAGCTCTGCAAATGCGCTACTTTGCGTTGTTGTTGCTGATAAGCTGCATTTTGTTGCGAAATTTTGGTGGCTCGCTGAATTTCAAATGAAGTGTAGTTACCGGTATATTCGTGTAATTGCTGATTTTCAATATGAATCACTCGGTCAATAATCGGATCTAAAAAATCTCTGTCATGCGAAATAAGTAGCAAAGTGCCACGATAATTAGTTAGCCAGCGTTCTAACCAAATCACCGCATCTAAATCCAAGTGGTTTGTCGGTTCGTCCAACAGTAATAAATCTGAACGGCAAATTAAGGCTTGTGCCAAATTTAAGCGCATACGCCAACCACCGGAGAACGATTTTACCGGCAAATTGAGCTGTTCGGTTGAGAAGCCTAAGCCATTTAATAACGTTGCGGCTCGAGACTGGATCGTCCAAGCGTCAATCGTATCTAATTGAACGTGAGTGGTGGCAATCAAGTTACCATTATTTTCTGCATTGGCTTTCTCTAGTTGTGCCATCAATGCGGTATATTCCCGATCGCCTTGAATAACATAATCTATCGCCGAAATCTCTAACGCCGGCGTTTCTTGATTTACCCACGAAATCGCCCAATTTTTAGGAAGTAAAACCTCGCCGCCTTCAGGCTGCAATTCGCCTTTTAATAAAGCAAAAAGCGAAGATTTACCACAACCGTTTTTGCCGACAAGCCCGACTTTTTGCCCAGTGTGAATCGTTGCGGAGGTCTGCTCAAGTAGCGTATTTGTGCCACGCTTCAGAATTAAATCTGTAAAAAAAATCATAATAATTCATCTATTTATGTTAAAATTTATCGGCTTTATTTTATCATAATTATTAGGAGAGCAGATGTTTGATTCTTTGGCAGTACAATTTGTTGTACTTTGGGCGGTTATCGACCCGATAGGTTCTATTCCGGTCTATTTAGCAAAAACCACAGGGTTATCCTTAGATGATCGTAAAAAAATTGCCCGAAATGCGATTTTAATTTCTGCCGGTATTCTGTTTTTCTTCTTGATCGGTGGTCAGTTATTGCTCGAAGCGATGCAGATTCCACTCTCAGCATTCCAAATTGCAGGGGGATTGGTGCTTTTGATTTTTGCTTTAACCATGATTTTTGGTGAAGGTAAACCGCAGCATGAAATCAAAATGCAAACTAACATTAACGAGCTTGCTGTTTACCCACTTGCCGTGCCTTCAATTGCTTCCCCAGGGGCAATGATGGCAATTGTGCTTTTAACCGATAATCATCGTTTTAGCCTCTTTGATCAATCAATTACTGCGCTAATTATGTTAAGCGTATTATTGATTACCTATATTCTTTTATTACTTGCTAACCGAATTCAACATTTTATTGGGAATTCAGGTGCGGCAATCATTAGCCGAGTCATGGGGCTTATTTTAGCTTCGGTGGCTATCAATAACTTATTAGTTGGTATTCGTGATTTTTTCACGCAAGTCAGCTAAACTGAGTATACATTTATCTTTATTAAAGGAAGAAAAATATGAAATTCTCTAAAAAAATGCTTTTTGCAATGGCAACATTAAGTGTTGCAGTATTAACAGGTTGCCAAAGTAGCCAATCAAATGTACTAACATTTACAACACCATCGCCAACAGCGGTATTTAATACGAATAATCAAACTGCAGCAGTCAGTGTGAATACCCAAGATCTTCGCACGTCAAGAGAAATTGCCGCTTATACAAAAAATGGCGAAATTATCCGCTTAAGCTCAAGTCCGGATGTGGCACAAATGTTCCAACAAGCCGTACAACAAGACCTTAACGCTAAAGGCTTCCAAATTGTACAAGGTGCGGCAAATGCGCATGTTACTGTAAATATTAAACGCTTTTTTGCAACTGTAGAACAAGGAAACCTTCGCCACAAAGCGAATGCGGAAGTGAATGTTGAAGTCAGCGTACAAGGGTCAAAAGGTAACTTTAACAAAACCTTTAATGCTACTCGTAGCTACGAAGGCGTGTTAGGAGCAGATAATGACTCTGTGAAAGACGTATTAAGCCAAGCTTATCAAGACGTTGTAAAAGCGATTTACAACGATAACGAAGTTTCAAACGCAATTCATCAATATAAATAACCCTTTCACAAGCGGTTTAATTTGGTAAATGTGATACTAAATTAGACCGCTTATCAGCTTTTCTAAATAACATCATGCGAATTCCAAGAATTTATCATCCCGAGCCACTCATCGGAAAGACAACCTGTATTTTGAGTGAAGATGCAACTAATCATGTAGGACGAGTCCTACGCATGACCGCCGGTGAACAAATTACTTTATTTGACGGCTCAAACCATGTTTTCCATGCCACACTACAAGCGGTCGAAAAAAAGCAAATCATTGCAGAAATTACCTCTAGTGAATTAGATGATCGAGAATCGCCTTTATCTATTCATTTAGGGCAGGTTATTTCAAGAGGCGATCGCATGGAATTTACGATTCAAAAATCTGTAGAATTGGGTGTTAAAGTTATTACACCGCTTTGGTCAGAGCGTTGTGGCGTAAAATTAAATGATGAACGCCAAGATAAAAAATTACAACAATGGCAAAAAATTGCGATTGCCGCCTGTGAACAATGTGGACGAAATGAGATTCCTGAAATCCGCCCAATTATGAAATTGACGGATTGGTGTAAAGAGCAAGATGACATGCTTAAACTCAATTTACATCCAAGAGCTAAATATACCATTCGCCAACTGCCAAATATGCCGGCTGCCGGCGTACGATTATTGATTGGTTCAGAAGGTGGATTATCTCCGGAAGAAATTGCTATGACAGAAAAAGAAGGCTTTACTGAAGTTTTATTAGGGAAACGTGTACTACGTACAGAAACCGCCTCACTCGCTGCCATTACCGCACTACAAGTCTGCTTCGGCGATATTTAATTTTCCTCTTTAATCAAAATAAAAGGATCATATGTTAGACAATTTACAAGGTAAATTCTTAATCGCCACACCTGAAATGGACGATGAATTTTTTGAACGTGCAGTCATTTACATTTGTGAACATAACAGTAACGGGGCGATGGGATTGATCATTAACGTCCCAACCGATTTATCTGTTTTAGAATTACTAACCCGTATGGATTTCCAAATGGCAAATCAACGGGATTATAAAAAAGACCAAATGGTATTAAGTGGTGGACCGGTTAGCCAAGATCGAGGTTTTATTATCCATACTAAAACGGAACGAGATTTTCTTCACTCTTATCATGTTACCGATCGTATTATGCTTACAACATCTGGCGATGTATTGGATAGTTTAGGCACGCCCGATGCACCAGAGAAATTTGTTGTTTGTTTAGGTTGTGCAACATGGAGTAGCGATCAACTCGAAAATGAAATTGCGCGTAATTTTTGGATCTACTCGGAAGCTAACGACAAAACGCTTTTTGAAACAGGCTATTTAGATCGTTGGGTTGAAGCCAATGAATTTTTTGGCATCTCTTCAGGCGTACTTTCTAGCCCGGGGAGAGCTTGATATTTTCCCTCCCCAATCCACCTCCGTAAACGAAGGGGAAAAGAGATAGAGCGTTAAATAAATTTTATTAAAAATCCGCCTCTGCACTAAACGTCATCAACTCCCCTGTTATCGGGTGGGTAATGGTTAGACTTTCCGCATGTAAACACAAACGAGGCGCTAGGCTTTTCGCTAAGGGGTTGGCATAAAATTTATCGCCGAGAATCGGGTGCCCCAATGCTAGTGAATGAACCCTTAGCTGATGAGATCGCCCCGTAATGGGTGTTAATTTAACACGTGTTGTATTATTCGGTAAATGTGCCAACACTTCATAATGTGTTATCGCTTTTTTACCCCGTTCATAGCAGATTTTTTGGCGAGGGCGATTTTCCCAATCACAAATTAAAGGGAAGTCCATCACGCCCTTATCCCCTACTTGCTCGCCTAATTTGCCCCAAAGTAACGCAATATAGTGCTTCTTCGGCTCACGCTCTCGGAACTGGCGTTTTAACTCTTTTTCTGCCACTTTGCTTAATGCGAACAATAAAATACCGCTTGTTGCCATATCTAAACGATGAGCCGGTTCGGTAAAACCATATTTTTGCTGAACCCGTGTCATTGCGCTGTCATAGTATTCAGGGCGGTTCCCTGGAACAGAAAGTAATCCGCTCGGTTTGTTGATGACCAAAATATGGTTATCTCGGTAAACCTCATTTAAAAAAGGTTCTAAAGGTGGATGATATTCAATAAGTGCCATATATTTCTGAAATCATGTGGGATATGTACCACAGGTTTAAAATCTATTTGTAAATTGTAGGGGCGGGTCGGTGTGCCCGCCCTTTACCCCTCTCCCTGATTTTGCTTCTAAACGAAGCAAAATCTTTCCCTCTCCCACAAGGGGAGAGGGTTATATATTAACCGGAGCAGTTGAACCTAGAATTTTAACTAACTTTGATTGCTCACAATGACACGTAAACAATCAAGTCGCCAAGTGGCAAGATCTAATTGCGTGAGTGTCTCGTTAAGCTGTTTCTCTAACGCTGTAATCTCATCTGCTCGAATGTTTTTATTCACCGATTTTAACGCTTCTAAGCGGTGTAATTCAGCTTTTAATTTGCTATTCGCTTCTGCTTTTGCTTCAGCAATGATCGCTTCCGCTTGTGCTACCACTTTCTGCTCACTGATGCCAATCATCTTCTCGATGTTTGTGCGTGCCATTTTTGCAATTTTATTTGCCATCTGCTTATTCACTGGTTTCAATTGCTTTTCTAAACCGGCAAAAGAGACCTGAGCAGCCATATCGTTGCCTTTATTATCCAATAAAATACGAATTGGCGTAGGCGGTAAGAAACGAGTCAAATTAAGCCCTTTCGGTGCTTGTGTTTCCACAATGTAAATCGCCTCAAGTAGCAACGTACCTGCGGGTAAATTTTTATTCACTAACAGCGATACCGCCGATTTTCCAATATCGCCCGATGTGATTAAATCAATACCATGACGAATCATTGGGTGATCCCAAGTTAAAAATTCCACATCCTCACGCATTAAGGCTAATTGGCGATTAAACGTTACTGTACTACCTTCTTCCGCAAGCCCTGGGAAATCCGGCACGAGCATGTGTCCTGTTGGGCTAATCACAATACTTTGCTCGCCTAAATCCTCTTGCTCTAAACCAATTACATCAAAAAGATTTAAAGCAAAATTCACTAATTGAGGTTGGTTATCTTGTTCGGCTATCGCAGCTGCTAGTTGTTGAGCGGCTTCTCCGCCATTAGAGTTAAGCTCTAATAAGCGATCTCGCCCTTTTTCAAGCGCCGTTTTTAATACCTTTTGACGTTGATTTACTTTAGTAAGAAATTCATCAAATCCGTCCGCTTGTGGATCATCTAAAT
This genomic window from Actinobacillus porcitonsillarum contains:
- the rng gene encoding ribonuclease G — its product is MSGAELLVNVTPSETRVALVENGILKELHIEREAKRGIVGNIYKGRVTRVLPGMQSAFVDIGLEKAAFLHASDIVSHTECVDENEKKQFVVKNISELVREGQDIIVQVVKDPLGTKGARLTTDITLPSRYLVFMPENSHVGVSQRIESEEERNRLKALVEPYCDELGGFIVRTAAEDVAHESLEQDTIFLKRLWRKVLERKAKYPTRSMLYGELALAQRVLRDFVGTHISSVKIDSKITFEQVKEFLNEFMPELTDSVSLYSGTQTLFDAYGVEEAIQKALDKRVDLKSGGYLIIEQTEAMTTIDINTGAFVGHRDLAHTIFNTNIEATKAIAHQLQLRNLGGIIIIDFIDMQEEEHRLRVLESLEQALKGDRVKTNVNGFTQLGLVEMTRKRTRESLERILCCDCPACKGRGTIKTVETVCYEILREIVRVHHLFNTEKVRVYASKEVAEYLIHEETHASLAELEAFIGKKVEIKLEPYYHQDQFDVVVM
- the lysS gene encoding lysine--tRNA ligase, which produces MSEVENQELDLNGEMIARREKLAKIREMGNPFPNKFRRDAYAKDLHAKYDDVDGEALKEQDIQVKVAGRIMLKRVMGKASFFTIQDVSGQIQLYVARDNLAEGVYSDKVSLWDLGDIVGVSGTLFKTKTGELTVRCSEVELLTKSLRPLPNKVQGITDQEIRYRQRYLDLISNEESRRTFMIRSQVVSGIRQFFLERGFIEVETPMLQVIPGGAAARPFVTHHNALDVDMYLRIAPELYLKRLVVGGFERVFELNRNFRNEGVSVRHNPEFTMIEYYQAYADYHDLMDNTEELLRKLALDILGTTDVPYGEYVFDFGKPFERITMHEAIVKYGNGISMEDLHDFDKAVAIAKGLHIEIQKSWGLGSIVNAIFEEVAEHQLIQPTFLMAHPAEISPLARRNDENPEVTDRFELFIGGREIGNGFSELNDAEDQAERFDAQVAAKDAGDDEAMFKDEDFVVALEHGLPPTAGEGLGIDRLAMIFANAPSIRDVILFPAMRQKA
- a CDS encoding ABC transporter ATP-binding protein, encoding MIFFTDLILKRGTNTLLEQTSATIHTGQKVGLVGKNGCGKSSLFALLKGELQPEGGEVLLPKNWAISWVNQETPALEISAIDYVIQGDREYTALMAQLEKANAENNGNLIATTHVQLDTIDAWTIQSRAATLLNGLGFSTEQLNLPVKSFSGGWRMRLNLAQALICRSDLLLLDEPTNHLDLDAVIWLERWLTNYRGTLLLISHDRDFLDPIIDRVIHIENQQLHEYTGNYTSFEIQRATKISQQNAAYQQQQRKVAHLQSFIDRFKAKATKAKQAQSRIKALEKMELIAPAYADSPFEFEFKPPFALPSPLLMMEKVATGYGGKTVLESVKLNLVPGSRIGLLGRNGAGKSTLIKLLAGELAAQSGHVQLAKGVQLGYFAQHQVDTLRFDESPLWHLTKLAPEKTEQELRNYLGGFDFKGDKVKQEVGSFSGGEKARLVLALIVWQRPNLLLLDEPTNHLDLEMRQALTDALTYYEGSLVVVSHDRHLLRSTVNEFYLVHDKKVEEFKGDLDDYQKWLNEQNSLELAKSSENSTASVSENKESASNRKEQKRLEAELRQQTAPLRKKITQLEKDLDKASTQLAELETLLASSEIYEAENKAKLTETLAKQVEAKQKVEQIEMEWLEAQEQLEFMLNGE
- a CDS encoding MarC family protein; its protein translation is MFDSLAVQFVVLWAVIDPIGSIPVYLAKTTGLSLDDRKKIARNAILISAGILFFFLIGGQLLLEAMQIPLSAFQIAGGLVLLIFALTMIFGEGKPQHEIKMQTNINELAVYPLAVPSIASPGAMMAIVLLTDNHRFSLFDQSITALIMLSVLLITYILLLLANRIQHFIGNSGAAIISRVMGLILASVAINNLLVGIRDFFTQVS
- a CDS encoding YajG family lipoprotein translates to MKFSKKMLFAMATLSVAVLTGCQSSQSNVLTFTTPSPTAVFNTNNQTAAVSVNTQDLRTSREIAAYTKNGEIIRLSSSPDVAQMFQQAVQQDLNAKGFQIVQGAANAHVTVNIKRFFATVEQGNLRHKANAEVNVEVSVQGSKGNFNKTFNATRSYEGVLGADNDSVKDVLSQAYQDVVKAIYNDNEVSNAIHQYK
- the rsmE gene encoding 16S rRNA (uracil(1498)-N(3))-methyltransferase — translated: MRIPRIYHPEPLIGKTTCILSEDATNHVGRVLRMTAGEQITLFDGSNHVFHATLQAVEKKQIIAEITSSELDDRESPLSIHLGQVISRGDRMEFTIQKSVELGVKVITPLWSERCGVKLNDERQDKKLQQWQKIAIAACEQCGRNEIPEIRPIMKLTDWCKEQDDMLKLNLHPRAKYTIRQLPNMPAAGVRLLIGSEGGLSPEEIAMTEKEGFTEVLLGKRVLRTETASLAAITALQVCFGDI
- a CDS encoding YqgE/AlgH family protein produces the protein MLDNLQGKFLIATPEMDDEFFERAVIYICEHNSNGAMGLIINVPTDLSVLELLTRMDFQMANQRDYKKDQMVLSGGPVSQDRGFIIHTKTERDFLHSYHVTDRIMLTTSGDVLDSLGTPDAPEKFVVCLGCATWSSDQLENEIARNFWIYSEANDKTLFETGYLDRWVEANEFFGISSGVLSSPGRA
- the rluA gene encoding bifunctional tRNA pseudouridine(32) synthase/23S rRNA pseudouridine(746) synthase RluA, which gives rise to MALIEYHPPLEPFLNEVYRDNHILVINKPSGLLSVPGNRPEYYDSAMTRVQQKYGFTEPAHRLDMATSGILLFALSKVAEKELKRQFREREPKKHYIALLWGKLGEQVGDKGVMDFPLICDWENRPRQKICYERGKKAITHYEVLAHLPNNTTRVKLTPITGRSHQLRVHSLALGHPILGDKFYANPLAKSLAPRLCLHAESLTITHPITGELMTFSAEADF